In Primulina eburnea isolate SZY01 chromosome 14, ASM2296580v1, whole genome shotgun sequence, the following proteins share a genomic window:
- the LOC140811590 gene encoding pentatricopeptide repeat-containing protein At2g17525, mitochondrial, translating to MQRSQEFCNLSKHLTSRFIQKRLIFSVQSRFISVSPVIVPTIQQIAHLILEQKTASQALQTFKWASEISNFTHTPSTYRALIHKLCTFRQFETVEQLLEEMPKSIGSGPDDDIFITMVRGYGRARMIREVTRVLDLLPKFGKAPSLKLLNSILDVLAKEDIDIAREFYRKKIMGSGLKGDDYTYGILMKGFCLTNRIGDGFKLLRVMKTRGVKINVVVYNTLIYALCKNGKVGRARSLTSEMEDYSDVTFNILISAYCNENNLVPALVLMEKCFDNGFLPDVVSVTKVVKVLCNAGRVLDAAEVLQRVEGKGGTLDVVAHNTLIEGFVRAGKVRAGLGFLKQMEMKGCLPNTDTYNILIASFCESGMLDSALDMFHEMKRAGVKWNSATFDTLIHGLCSNGRTREGLRIFELIEEGKGSFLGRINPYNSILYGLYRENLITEALEFLKNMRNLFPTAVDMSSRILRLCHDGHTVEAKKVFEEMTAAGRCPSALIHASLIQGFCEKGCIKEAVELMSQMIGLGYFPIASTFNGLIKCLCEQRKTTRALRLVEDLKMRGFLPDSESYGLLINAFCSQGEPQKALMLFLEMVGRGFTPGYNSWNVIIPAASEFRDHKLLQQLIEI from the coding sequence ATGCAAAGAAGCCAGGAGTTTTGCAACCTTTCAAAACATTTAACCTCGAGATTCATCCAAAAGAGGCTAATTTTCTCTGTTCAATCAAGATTTATCTCGGTATCCCCTGTCATTGTCCCGACTATCCAACAAATTGCACATCTCATTTTAGAACAAAAAACAGCAAGTCAAGCTCTTCAAACTTTTAAATGGGCCTCTGAGATTTCAAACTTCACCCATACTCCGTCCACATATCGAGCTTTGATCCACAAGCTGTGCACTTTCCGTCAATTTGAGACTGTAGAACAGCTGCTCGAAGAAATGCCCAAGTCAATAGGTTCAGGCCCAGATGATGATATTTTCATCACAATGGTCCGAGGTTATGGACGAGCTAGAATGATAAGGGAAGTAACAAGAGTGCTTGACTTGCTTCCTAAGTTTGGTAAGGCCCCTTCTCTGAAATTGTTGAACTCAATTCTTGATGTTCTAGCGAAGGAAGATATTGATATTGCAAGAGAATTCTATAGGAAGAAAATAATGGGTAGTGGTTTAAAGGGTGATGATTACACTTATGGGATTTTGATGAAAGGTTTTTGCTTGACGAATAGAATTGGGGATGGATTTAAACTTTTGCGAGTGATGAAAACTCGTGGAGTTAAGATAAATGTTGTTGTGTATAATACATTAATTTATGCTCTTTGTAAGAACGGTAAGGTGGGACGAGCTAGGAGCCTAACGAGTGAAATGGAGGATTACAGTGACGTTACTTTCAACATTTTGATATCAGCATATTGCAATGAAAACAATCTAGTTCCTGCTCTTGTGTTGATGGAGAAGTGtttcgacaacggttttttaccAGATGTTGTTTCAGTGACTAAGGTGGTGAAAGTTTTGTGCAACGCTGGGCGTGTTTTGGACGCAGCTGAGGTATTACAGAGAGTGGAGGGAAAGGGAGGGACTCTTGATGTTGTGGCTCACAACACTCTAATTGAGGGCTTTGTCAGAGCAGGGAAAGTGAGAGCGGGACTTGGTTTTCTTAAACAGATGGAGATGAAAGGATGCCTACCAAACACTGACACATATAATATTTTGATTGCAAGTTTCTGTGAGTCTGGCATGTTGGATTCAGCTCTGGATATGTTTCATGAAATGAAAAGGGCTGGTGTGAAATGGAATTCTGCCACTTTCGACACATTAATTCATGGATTGTGTTCAAATGGAAGGACTCGGGAGGGGCTCAGGATTTTTGAACTAATAGAAGAGGGTAAAGGGAGTTTTCTTGGTCGTATCAATCCGTACAATAGCATTCTATATGGTTTATACAGGGAGAATTTAATCACTGAAGCTCTCGAGTTTCTAAAAAACATGAGAAATTTGTTTCCAACAGCTGTAGATATGAGTTCGAGAATCCTACGTTTGTGTCATGATGGCCATACAGTTGAAGCAAAGAAAGTTTTCGAGGAGATGACTGCAGCAGGAAGATGTCCAAGTGCTCTTATTCATGCTAGTTTAATTCAAGGATTTTGTGAGAAAGGATGCATAAAGGAAGCTGTAGAGCTCATGAGTCAAATGATCGGCCTCGGTTATTTTCCCATTGCTTCAACTTTTAATGGTTTAATCAAGTGCCTCTGTGAGCAGAGAAAAACGACGAGGGCGTTGAGGCTCGTGGAGGACTTAAAGATGAGAGGCTTCTTGCCTGATTCTGAAAGCTATGGTCTCTTAATCAATGCCTTTTGCAGTCAAGGGGAGCCGCAAAAGGCTTTAATGTTGTTTCTGGAAATGGTGGGAAGAGGTTTTACTCCTGGTTACAACTCATGGAATGTCATAATCCCGGCAGCATCAGAGTTTAGAGATCATAAACTATTGCAGCAGCTAATTGAGATCTGA